The following are encoded together in the uncultured Sphaerochaeta sp. genome:
- a CDS encoding MFS transporter, producing the protein MELFHGLAALFSGSGREFPPTLSTRSRVKGRALIRRFYALNGISIVFLMENILILYAIANAVSDPLIAVLSSFVHLTMPFMIVGKHLVSKIGGARTWALGWFFRYVFASFLIVAPMAAPHVPQAVVSAIILVAAFGFALFRSMGVVATSPLEGEVTTPENRGAFLAGNHLRVTTTQIIAMLVIILITRYTAEIWVYQMLIAIACLIGLYASTVLARIPESQMPQVSARIPLGQSFRRLWGQKQARGLLFAWSGGLVSFMMVIPFMMIAVKNGYGITDSTVLLFSLILLVGGVFSSVINGMIADQVGPRPILLLSTAGLLLPAGMWAVAPEIFSPLLVGVAFFIAGYCKFGIIVGLNHYFLSSIGDADRVGSTLFIRVFSGVAAGLSGTVIGGGLLSWLEFSGFSGMDGYRLYFRIIIGVLVVMIFLVRSLEKLNEWPLTNVISLFMAPRDLYAIHVLNRLRNQDDSGEDARTVKRLGTIGSTIPETELREQLDSPLLSVRVNALQALGNISFGRKTEDAVLNQLSCGEHTTAWIAAEIVGKHQVKRGVELLRWGLGSSDHFFQGKCMVALVRLGDTASYAQIVSLFKSSDNPRIIIHGAKALSLMEGMSVLTVILRKSIDPELPASVVDEVLTAAAATVSQEQRWYHFLQKYNRNRYIGATEFISDLDGVAFRKEDISLFAKMAGQEQMLPHFTRTLENLAAVSDSPVTLEIRKLLSDIDIDHIPVKTAFCIALILSAVSDRSHPLTGLPS; encoded by the coding sequence ATGGAGTTGTTTCACGGACTGGCAGCCCTCTTTTCAGGCAGCGGTAGGGAGTTTCCACCTACCCTCTCAACACGGTCGCGCGTAAAAGGCAGGGCCCTTATTAGGAGATTTTATGCTCTCAACGGTATCTCCATCGTATTTCTCATGGAGAATATCCTCATCCTCTACGCCATTGCCAACGCTGTTTCCGATCCCCTGATTGCTGTACTATCTTCCTTTGTCCATCTGACAATGCCATTCATGATCGTCGGCAAGCACCTGGTATCGAAGATCGGGGGGGCACGAACATGGGCACTGGGGTGGTTCTTCCGCTACGTGTTCGCATCCTTTTTGATTGTTGCCCCGATGGCTGCTCCTCATGTGCCCCAAGCTGTAGTTTCTGCGATCATACTCGTTGCGGCTTTCGGTTTCGCGCTCTTCAGGAGCATGGGAGTTGTGGCGACTTCGCCGCTTGAGGGTGAGGTAACCACGCCGGAGAACCGGGGAGCTTTTCTCGCGGGCAACCACCTTCGGGTTACTACGACTCAGATTATTGCTATGCTGGTGATTATCCTCATAACCCGATACACCGCCGAGATCTGGGTTTATCAAATGCTAATCGCCATCGCTTGCCTTATAGGCCTCTATGCCTCCACGGTGCTCGCTCGGATCCCTGAATCGCAGATGCCGCAGGTATCCGCTCGCATACCGCTGGGCCAATCCTTTAGGCGACTGTGGGGTCAGAAACAGGCTCGCGGGTTGCTGTTTGCTTGGAGCGGCGGTCTGGTGAGTTTCATGATGGTCATTCCCTTCATGATGATAGCGGTGAAGAACGGCTACGGGATTACGGACTCTACGGTTCTGCTCTTTTCGCTCATTCTGCTCGTTGGGGGAGTCTTCTCGTCGGTGATCAATGGAATGATCGCAGACCAGGTAGGACCTCGACCGATCCTCCTGCTGAGCACAGCAGGCCTCCTGCTACCAGCAGGAATGTGGGCCGTAGCTCCTGAAATTTTCAGTCCTCTGTTGGTTGGAGTGGCCTTCTTTATTGCCGGATACTGTAAATTCGGCATCATTGTCGGACTGAATCACTACTTTCTCTCTTCAATCGGAGATGCCGACCGGGTCGGAAGCACGCTTTTCATCCGCGTCTTTTCCGGTGTGGCAGCAGGTCTTTCGGGGACGGTCATCGGCGGGGGGTTGCTCTCTTGGCTGGAATTCTCGGGGTTTAGCGGGATGGACGGTTATCGTCTCTATTTCAGGATTATCATCGGGGTCCTGGTGGTGATGATCTTTCTTGTCCGATCGCTTGAGAAGCTCAATGAGTGGCCCCTAACGAATGTGATCAGCCTCTTCATGGCACCTCGGGACCTCTATGCCATCCATGTGCTCAATCGGCTACGCAATCAGGATGATAGCGGTGAGGATGCCCGGACCGTGAAACGGCTCGGGACCATCGGATCGACCATCCCAGAGACCGAACTCCGAGAGCAGCTTGATTCTCCGCTGCTCTCTGTCCGCGTTAATGCTTTGCAGGCGCTTGGGAACATTTCTTTCGGAAGAAAAACCGAAGATGCTGTGCTCAACCAGCTTTCCTGCGGCGAGCACACCACCGCCTGGATAGCGGCAGAAATCGTCGGCAAGCACCAGGTCAAACGGGGTGTAGAACTGCTGCGTTGGGGACTGGGCTCTTCAGACCATTTTTTCCAGGGAAAGTGCATGGTTGCCCTTGTCCGGCTTGGGGACACTGCCTCCTATGCTCAAATTGTCTCGCTCTTTAAATCATCAGATAATCCGAGGATTATCATTCACGGAGCCAAAGCCCTCTCGCTTATGGAAGGTATGTCGGTCCTGACGGTAATCCTCCGAAAATCGATTGATCCAGAACTCCCTGCCTCTGTCGTTGATGAGGTGCTTACCGCCGCGGCAGCGACCGTATCGCAGGAGCAGCGGTGGTACCATTTCCTCCAGAAGTACAACAGAAACCGGTATATAGGGGCAACCGAGTTCATCTCCGATCTGGACGGTGTTGCTTTCAGAAAAGAGGATATCAGCTTGTTTGCCAAGATGGCGGGGCAGGAGCAGATGCTTCCCCATTTTACCAGGACACTGGAGAATCTCGCCGCGGTGAGCGACAGTCCTGTCACTCTTGAGATACGCAAGCTACTATCGGACATCGATATTGACCATATTCCTGTCAAGACGGCCTTCTGCATCGCCTTGATCCTCTCGGCGGTTTCTGATCGGTCCCACCCTCTGACAGGGCTTCCATCTTGA
- a CDS encoding enolase C-terminal domain-like protein, which yields MIPYIQKMEVFPVAGKDSMLLNLSGAHGPYFTRNIVILTDSQGNTGVGEVPGGQKITKALEDVKLVVEGSKISEYKQTLLKVKEALGNDENDVRGLQTFDLRTGIHVVTAIEAPLLDLLGKYLEVPVASLLGDGKIRDRVKVLGYLFFIGDRKKTNLPYYADEKNSEDWYRLRHEEALDADAVVELARSSQDLYGFKDFKLKGGVLQGKQEIEVIKAMKKAYPDARMTLDPNGGWSLKEAISLCKDMHGILTYCEDPCGAENGYSGREVLSEFRRATGLPTATNMIATDWRQFGHSLELQSVDIPLADCHFWTMSGAVRVGQLCDEFGLTWGSHSNNHFDISLAMIAHVGAAVPGNPTAIDTHWIWQEGIERLSVDPMKIEDGHIALTGKPGLGIEVDRAQVEKAHQLYVDQKLGARDDAEGMQFLIPGWKFDPKSPALVR from the coding sequence ATGATTCCCTATATTCAGAAAATGGAAGTCTTTCCCGTAGCAGGAAAGGACAGCATGCTGCTCAACCTCAGTGGAGCCCATGGGCCCTATTTTACTCGTAATATTGTTATTTTGACCGATAGCCAGGGAAACACCGGCGTAGGCGAGGTCCCAGGAGGACAGAAGATAACCAAAGCTCTTGAAGATGTGAAGCTTGTGGTTGAGGGTTCCAAGATCAGCGAATACAAGCAGACACTCCTGAAGGTCAAGGAAGCACTCGGGAATGACGAGAATGATGTACGTGGTCTACAAACATTCGATTTGCGCACAGGAATCCACGTAGTTACCGCAATTGAAGCTCCGCTTCTGGACCTCTTGGGTAAATATCTTGAAGTTCCTGTTGCATCCCTTCTGGGGGATGGAAAGATTAGGGATCGTGTAAAGGTACTCGGGTATCTCTTCTTCATCGGAGATCGCAAGAAGACCAACCTTCCGTATTACGCTGATGAAAAGAACAGTGAGGACTGGTATCGTCTTCGCCATGAAGAAGCTCTTGATGCAGATGCAGTGGTTGAGCTTGCCCGCTCAAGCCAGGACCTCTATGGCTTCAAGGACTTCAAGCTCAAGGGAGGCGTGCTGCAAGGCAAGCAGGAGATTGAGGTGATCAAGGCTATGAAGAAAGCCTATCCTGATGCACGAATGACACTCGACCCAAATGGCGGCTGGTCACTCAAGGAGGCAATCAGCCTCTGCAAGGATATGCACGGGATTCTTACCTACTGTGAGGACCCTTGTGGTGCAGAGAATGGGTACAGTGGACGGGAGGTACTCAGTGAGTTCCGTCGTGCTACCGGCCTTCCTACCGCAACGAATATGATTGCCACTGACTGGAGACAGTTCGGTCACTCCCTGGAGTTGCAGAGTGTAGATATCCCTCTTGCCGATTGTCACTTCTGGACGATGAGCGGGGCTGTCAGGGTTGGCCAGCTCTGTGATGAGTTTGGTCTTACCTGGGGCTCCCACTCTAATAACCACTTTGATATCTCCCTTGCCATGATCGCCCATGTAGGGGCGGCCGTACCGGGCAATCCAACGGCAATCGATACCCATTGGATCTGGCAGGAGGGAATCGAGCGTCTGAGTGTCGATCCGATGAAGATTGAGGATGGGCATATTGCACTCACCGGTAAACCAGGACTGGGTATCGAGGTCGATCGGGCTCAGGTTGAGAAAGCTCACCAGTTGTATGTCGACCAGAAGCTTGGTGCTCGGGATGATGCAGAGGGTATGCAGTTCCTGATCCCTGGTTGGAAGTTCGATCCCAAGAGCCCTGCCTTGGTTCGTTAA
- the garD gene encoding galactarate dehydratase, with protein MNALLLKIDSRDTVAIITEASRKGDVVDDITLLSDIPQGHKVALQDMQKGDEVIRYGVVLGYLLEDVKRGAWINENSLELPLQPPLESLSFSEPDEVVLPQPKRLTFEGYENPDGGFAGTRNILAITTTVQCVSGVVDQLVKRIQAELLPHYPNVDGVVALNHAYGCGVAINAPDAVVPIRSIKNTIKNPNFGGEIMVVGLGCEKLTVDKLLSDEENTPENVIILQDHPGFQPMMDALLAMAEHKLKKLDQRKRKPLPLEKLCVGMQCGGSDAFSGVTANPSAGYASDLLVSGGATVMFSEVTEVRDGVHLLAERCKDEEALKKLVAEIGWYDEYLAKGSVDRSANPTPGNKKGGLSNIVEKAMGSIVKSGHAPIVEVLGPGELPSKKGLIFAATPASDIVCGPSQLASGMTVQVFMTGRGTPYGLAEAPVIKVSSRNAMKHMWQDLIDLDAGSIATGEETVEVVGERLFNLILDVASGKKPFSEQYGLNNFLCFFNPAPIT; from the coding sequence ATGAATGCATTGCTCCTGAAGATCGATTCCAGGGATACGGTTGCCATTATCACTGAAGCATCCCGAAAAGGGGATGTAGTCGATGATATCACGCTCCTCTCTGATATTCCCCAGGGCCACAAGGTGGCCTTGCAGGATATGCAGAAAGGGGACGAGGTCATCCGTTATGGGGTGGTCCTCGGCTATCTGCTGGAAGACGTAAAGAGGGGTGCTTGGATAAACGAAAACTCTCTTGAGCTTCCCCTCCAGCCTCCTTTGGAGTCTCTCTCTTTCAGTGAACCTGATGAGGTGGTTCTTCCCCAGCCTAAACGGCTCACCTTCGAGGGTTACGAGAACCCCGATGGTGGGTTTGCCGGAACCCGTAATATCCTTGCTATTACCACCACGGTGCAGTGTGTCAGTGGGGTTGTGGACCAATTGGTGAAACGAATTCAGGCTGAATTGCTTCCTCACTATCCAAATGTTGATGGAGTGGTTGCCTTAAATCATGCCTATGGTTGCGGGGTAGCTATAAACGCTCCTGATGCAGTGGTTCCTATTCGTTCAATCAAGAATACGATCAAGAACCCCAACTTTGGTGGTGAGATTATGGTGGTTGGCCTCGGCTGTGAGAAACTCACCGTTGATAAGTTGCTCAGTGATGAAGAGAATACCCCAGAGAATGTAATCATTCTCCAGGACCATCCAGGGTTTCAGCCGATGATGGATGCCTTGCTGGCTATGGCGGAGCATAAGCTCAAGAAGCTTGATCAGCGTAAGCGCAAGCCCTTGCCACTTGAGAAACTCTGTGTTGGCATGCAGTGTGGTGGCAGTGATGCTTTCAGTGGTGTGACGGCCAATCCAAGTGCGGGCTATGCCAGTGACCTTCTTGTCTCAGGTGGTGCCACGGTGATGTTCAGTGAAGTCACCGAGGTCCGTGATGGGGTGCATTTGCTTGCCGAGCGTTGCAAGGACGAGGAAGCTCTCAAGAAATTGGTTGCTGAAATCGGCTGGTATGATGAATACCTTGCAAAGGGAAGTGTGGATCGCAGTGCAAACCCTACTCCGGGAAACAAGAAGGGAGGCCTTTCCAACATTGTTGAGAAAGCGATGGGTTCCATCGTGAAGAGTGGACATGCTCCTATAGTCGAGGTGCTTGGACCGGGAGAGCTTCCCTCCAAGAAAGGGCTTATCTTCGCTGCCACCCCTGCAAGTGATATTGTCTGTGGTCCCAGCCAGCTTGCCAGCGGGATGACCGTCCAGGTCTTCATGACCGGGCGTGGAACACCGTATGGTTTGGCAGAAGCTCCGGTCATCAAGGTTTCCAGCCGTAATGCGATGAAGCATATGTGGCAGGATCTGATCGATCTTGATGCAGGCTCCATTGCTACCGGGGAGGAGACTGTCGAAGTGGTTGGGGAGCGCTTGTTCAACCTGATATTGGATGTTGCAAGTGGAAAGAAACCCTTCAGTGAACAATATGGGCTGAACAACTTCCTCTGCTTCTTCAATCCAGCCCCGATTACCTAA
- a CDS encoding IclR family transcriptional regulator: MPNDTDKYNIKAVSRCFQILDFAAEQNGPISIQDVCTALDTNSNMAFRLLASLQSSGYMTKDPYTGLYAISLKTLKLSRSALHSQEIRKVTMPYLELLWNQFPKANVNMAVFYNGEVLMLDRIDTQSTPRTYFTPGRQLPIHCTALGKVLTSELEENQVDALLREKGLAKYTEQTITDPIAFKKELAKVRSEGCARDRNEFIDGDNCSAVPVRGRDGKIIAGISVSALTSNMSVEEIERAIPRLKDTASRISYMMGFTTTPVL; this comes from the coding sequence ATGCCGAATGACACAGACAAATACAACATCAAAGCTGTTTCACGCTGCTTCCAGATACTCGATTTTGCCGCTGAGCAGAATGGCCCCATCTCCATCCAGGACGTCTGTACCGCCTTGGACACCAACAGCAATATGGCTTTTCGCTTGCTGGCAAGCTTACAGAGTTCCGGGTACATGACCAAAGACCCCTACACCGGGTTGTATGCGATCAGCCTAAAGACGCTCAAACTCAGCAGAAGTGCACTTCACTCCCAGGAAATTCGGAAAGTTACCATGCCCTACTTGGAGCTTCTATGGAATCAATTCCCCAAGGCAAACGTCAATATGGCTGTCTTCTACAACGGGGAAGTACTTATGCTCGACCGAATTGACACCCAGAGCACTCCTCGTACCTATTTTACTCCAGGCAGGCAGTTACCCATTCACTGTACGGCACTGGGGAAAGTACTTACCAGCGAACTGGAAGAAAATCAGGTGGATGCCCTGCTTAGGGAAAAAGGCCTTGCCAAATATACCGAACAGACCATTACCGACCCAATTGCATTCAAGAAAGAACTTGCAAAGGTTCGCAGTGAAGGTTGCGCCCGTGACCGCAATGAGTTCATCGACGGGGACAACTGCTCCGCTGTTCCGGTAAGAGGGAGGGACGGGAAGATCATAGCAGGGATCAGTGTCAGTGCTTTGACCTCCAATATGAGTGTGGAGGAGATTGAGAGAGCCATTCCGCGTCTCAAGGATACCGCCAGCAGAATCTCTTATATGATGGGCTTTACCACGACGCCAGTACTGTAG
- a CDS encoding AEC family transporter, with translation MDLASLWNLQGQLFALLAVGALLRKVGLFSEHTKGFLTDLVLYVTLPSSIILSFRMDVSREILLSFSIIFFVSVGIQLFCFLLSKVTYGKQEQGKKSVLRYGLLVSNAGFLGLPIAGELFGAAGFMYASIYLIPQRIVMWTAGLSIFRAAAVNRKQATLKVILHPCMVAVYVGLLWMLFPVKIPSFMEMTLSSLAGCTTALSMMLIGSLFAEMKREHLRLDRNLVGFSLLRLGFIPFVSFLVTKLLGLDPLIIGVSVILAAMPGGSSTVILASKYGRDTIYASKLVIVSTFLSLISIPIWGMVL, from the coding sequence ATGGATCTCGCAAGTCTATGGAACCTGCAAGGGCAACTCTTCGCTTTATTGGCGGTAGGGGCATTGCTTCGAAAAGTGGGGTTGTTCAGTGAACACACGAAAGGGTTTCTGACCGACCTCGTGCTTTATGTGACCTTGCCGAGCAGCATCATTCTCTCCTTCAGAATGGATGTCAGTAGGGAAATACTGCTCTCCTTCTCCATAATCTTTTTTGTGTCAGTAGGTATCCAACTATTCTGTTTTCTGCTCTCAAAGGTAACCTATGGTAAGCAGGAGCAGGGAAAGAAGAGTGTCTTGCGGTATGGCCTTTTGGTATCCAACGCAGGGTTTCTCGGATTACCCATTGCAGGAGAGCTCTTTGGGGCAGCTGGGTTCATGTATGCTTCCATATACCTGATTCCCCAGCGAATCGTCATGTGGACCGCCGGCCTTTCCATTTTCAGAGCGGCAGCAGTCAACAGGAAGCAAGCCACGCTGAAAGTCATCCTTCACCCCTGTATGGTCGCGGTGTACGTTGGACTGCTCTGGATGTTGTTCCCGGTTAAGATTCCTTCGTTTATGGAAATGACGCTATCCTCTCTTGCCGGTTGCACCACGGCCCTGTCCATGATGCTTATCGGTTCCCTGTTTGCTGAGATGAAGAGGGAACACCTCCGCCTTGACCGAAATCTCGTTGGTTTTTCCTTGTTACGTCTTGGATTCATTCCTTTTGTTTCATTCCTGGTCACGAAGCTCCTCGGACTCGATCCCCTGATCATTGGAGTCTCAGTTATCTTGGCAGCGATGCCTGGGGGGTCTTCCACGGTAATCCTTGCCTCCAAATATGGGAGGGATACCATCTATGCTTCAAAGTTGGTGATTGTCAGTACCTTCCTGTCCCTGATCTCCATTCCGATTTGGGGAATGGTTTTATAG
- a CDS encoding FCD domain-containing protein: protein MDALIDGLCRDEEDKLVFSLARYIREKNLKAGDKLPSIRAFATELGVSQSQVRSGVLRAASMGLINILPRSGCYVADMGLSKIVGPFALLFEAMYMHDQPPLFHIYALKTTLERGIAKRVADIRTVEDLAEMKFILDKMKKVTEQADMIRLDEEYHAKLANASRNPLYFSLITAIHSILRPSRFRYKDFVSEFSQSLKDHTDLFEAIKVQDGQRAGDIAERHSNRRMIRLTQDY, encoded by the coding sequence ATGGATGCGTTGATCGATGGACTCTGTAGAGATGAAGAAGATAAGCTGGTTTTCTCTCTTGCTCGCTATATTCGCGAGAAGAACTTGAAAGCTGGTGATAAGCTGCCATCCATACGTGCGTTTGCAACAGAGCTGGGTGTCTCACAAAGCCAAGTTAGGTCAGGGGTGCTCCGTGCTGCTTCTATGGGGTTGATCAACATACTTCCGCGCTCAGGGTGTTATGTGGCTGATATGGGGCTCTCAAAAATAGTGGGTCCGTTTGCCTTGTTGTTTGAGGCAATGTACATGCATGATCAACCTCCTTTGTTTCATATTTATGCACTGAAAACCACCTTGGAGCGGGGTATCGCCAAACGAGTGGCAGATATCAGGACCGTTGAAGACCTTGCAGAGATGAAGTTCATCTTGGATAAGATGAAGAAGGTAACTGAACAAGCTGATATGATTCGCCTTGATGAGGAATATCATGCCAAGCTTGCCAATGCAAGTAGGAATCCTCTCTATTTCAGCCTCATAACTGCCATCCACTCCATTCTTCGTCCGTCACGATTCCGGTACAAGGATTTTGTCTCCGAGTTCTCTCAGTCCCTGAAAGATCATACCGATCTGTTTGAAGCAATCAAGGTTCAGGATGGACAGAGAGCAGGTGATATTGCCGAACGACATAGTAACAGACGGATGATACGCCTAACCCAAGATTACTAA
- a CDS encoding tripartite tricarboxylate transporter TctB family protein gives MPHIDYKLSTSHWIFPPIIMGILAFLAIIMLIQRALKCKRQGTPFFNFKNYHFFEKDWDKVRLPGTLILLVLYIPSMELLGFLPASIIFIFMFNVLFVGIHQLSSIPVAFKTKKFWSNHDFRSLLISLIIAVVSSLLIWFFFGQVFKITLP, from the coding sequence ATGCCGCATATTGATTACAAACTTTCAACGTCCCACTGGATCTTCCCTCCGATCATCATGGGTATCCTGGCCTTCTTGGCCATCATCATGCTGATCCAGCGTGCATTGAAGTGCAAAAGACAAGGAACGCCGTTCTTCAATTTCAAGAACTATCATTTCTTTGAGAAAGACTGGGATAAGGTACGTCTTCCAGGAACCTTGATCCTTCTTGTCTTATACATTCCCTCTATGGAATTGCTCGGGTTTCTCCCTGCATCGATTATATTTATCTTCATGTTCAATGTATTGTTTGTAGGGATTCACCAGCTCTCCTCTATTCCTGTTGCCTTCAAGACCAAGAAATTTTGGTCGAACCATGACTTCAGGTCCTTGCTGATCTCCCTGATTATTGCAGTCGTATCCTCGCTGCTAATCTGGTTCTTTTTCGGCCAGGTCTTCAAGATTACCCTGCCGTAA
- a CDS encoding tripartite tricarboxylate transporter permease — MEVFSFGLLQIFMSLLGVSIGIVFGSLPGMTATMAIAIFLPLTYAYSLTTSLFLLLGLYVGGISGGLIPAILLNIPGTPSSICTGFDGFPMAKRGEGLRALRIGITASLIGGLISLASLWFFTPPLARLAINFSAIEKFLIIVFALTIIAALSKGSMIKGIFAGFAGVLISLIGQFADNNTMRMVPKLFRVDLRMGFQLLPVLIGLFALVQIFQEAETGIKEEHRDIDLNHETRKFSFKDFKGQGLNLIRSGLIGTFVGVLPGVGGSAASLLSYSQAKSMSKHPEKFGTGYIGGLVASEGANNGLTGGALIPLLSLGIPGDSTTAVLIGAFMLQGIQVGPLFITNNPDIWKTILVAMGVANIFMYIVMFYPIKYIVKVINFPKARIYPVIILLCTVGSYATQNGNMFDVWAMLFFGVVGYFFAKFKYSIPSFLIGFILGSDLEKYFVDSIKGSGGDLMTFFSRPIGNGIWVLIVISLAYAFYDEWKTKRLARKAKK, encoded by the coding sequence ATGGAAGTATTTTCATTCGGATTGTTACAGATTTTCATGTCATTGCTCGGTGTAAGCATCGGTATTGTATTTGGCTCCCTTCCCGGCATGACAGCAACGATGGCGATTGCCATCTTCCTTCCCCTTACCTATGCATATAGTCTTACCACCAGTTTGTTCCTCTTGTTGGGACTCTATGTTGGTGGTATCTCTGGTGGTTTGATCCCAGCTATCCTGCTCAATATCCCGGGGACTCCCTCTTCCATTTGTACTGGCTTTGATGGATTCCCCATGGCCAAGCGTGGCGAGGGACTCAGGGCGCTCAGGATTGGTATTACCGCGAGTTTGATTGGTGGACTAATCAGTCTTGCCAGCCTCTGGTTTTTCACCCCACCGCTTGCACGCCTGGCGATCAACTTCTCTGCCATTGAGAAGTTCCTCATCATTGTATTTGCCCTGACTATCATTGCTGCCTTGAGCAAGGGAAGTATGATCAAGGGAATCTTTGCCGGGTTTGCCGGTGTCTTGATCTCCCTCATTGGCCAGTTTGCTGACAACAATACGATGCGCATGGTGCCCAAACTGTTCCGTGTTGATCTACGCATGGGATTCCAGCTTCTGCCTGTCCTCATCGGTCTCTTTGCACTGGTGCAGATCTTCCAGGAGGCTGAGACCGGCATCAAGGAAGAGCATCGGGATATTGATCTGAACCATGAGACCCGTAAGTTCTCCTTCAAGGATTTTAAGGGACAGGGACTCAATCTGATTCGTAGTGGTCTTATCGGTACCTTTGTCGGCGTCCTTCCTGGTGTTGGAGGCTCAGCAGCTTCCTTGCTCTCCTATTCACAGGCAAAGAGCATGAGTAAGCATCCAGAGAAGTTCGGTACCGGCTATATTGGTGGATTAGTCGCAAGTGAAGGGGCCAACAACGGTTTGACCGGTGGTGCCTTGATCCCCTTGCTCTCCCTCGGTATACCCGGTGACAGTACCACTGCGGTACTCATCGGAGCGTTCATGCTTCAGGGAATCCAGGTTGGACCACTGTTTATCACCAACAACCCTGATATCTGGAAAACGATTCTGGTTGCCATGGGTGTTGCAAATATCTTCATGTACATTGTGATGTTCTATCCAATTAAATACATTGTTAAGGTTATCAACTTCCCGAAGGCGAGAATCTATCCTGTCATCATCCTGCTCTGTACAGTTGGTAGTTACGCCACGCAGAACGGAAATATGTTTGATGTGTGGGCAATGCTCTTCTTTGGTGTGGTTGGATACTTCTTTGCAAAGTTCAAGTACAGCATTCCCTCATTCCTCATCGGCTTTATTCTTGGTAGTGACCTAGAGAAGTACTTTGTTGATTCAATCAAGGGATCTGGAGGAGACTTGATGACATTCTTCTCCCGACCGATCGGGAATGGCATCTGGGTCCTGATCGTGATCTCCTTGGCATACGCTTTCTATGATGAGTGGAAGACAAAGAGACTGGCGAGGAAGGCAAAGAAATGA
- a CDS encoding dihydrodipicolinate synthase family protein translates to MDTSFIKGIIPPIVTPITEDERIDEQSLRNLVDYVIEGGCSGILAFGSNGEFYMMEEGEMEEALGIMVDQCAGRVPIYMGVGAIRTSKCVRLAKMGVRLGARSVSVLQPMFLKPTEEELKQHFRTIAASVSEVPVLLYNNPGRCGYAMSQDLVQELAHSIPNLVGMKDSSGDLTQTMEFVRRNADIGFKVLSGKDTLIYSGLGVGAVGAVCSTANYLPSLVCSIYERYVAGDIKGSLEAQLRLNPIRLATDKSSFPVATKDLANLVGSKVGRPYLPTMPSPAAQMENLRQSLIDGGFDVVE, encoded by the coding sequence ATGGATACGAGTTTCATCAAGGGGATCATACCCCCGATCGTGACCCCGATCACGGAGGACGAGCGCATAGACGAGCAGTCGCTGAGAAACCTGGTGGACTACGTCATCGAGGGGGGGTGCTCCGGTATCCTTGCCTTCGGGTCTAACGGGGAGTTCTACATGATGGAAGAGGGCGAGATGGAAGAGGCCCTGGGGATCATGGTGGACCAGTGCGCAGGGCGGGTGCCTATCTACATGGGAGTGGGGGCGATACGCACGAGCAAGTGCGTGCGCCTGGCGAAGATGGGAGTGCGCCTGGGGGCAAGGAGCGTGTCGGTGCTGCAGCCGATGTTCCTGAAGCCGACGGAGGAGGAGCTGAAGCAGCACTTCCGGACGATAGCGGCCTCAGTGAGCGAGGTGCCGGTGCTGCTGTACAACAACCCCGGGCGGTGCGGGTACGCGATGAGCCAGGACCTGGTCCAGGAGCTTGCGCACAGCATCCCCAACCTGGTGGGGATGAAGGACTCGAGCGGGGACCTGACGCAGACGATGGAGTTCGTGAGGCGGAACGCCGACATCGGCTTCAAGGTACTGAGCGGGAAGGACACGCTGATCTACTCGGGCCTCGGGGTCGGGGCGGTCGGTGCGGTGTGCTCGACGGCGAACTACCTGCCTTCCCTGGTGTGCTCGATCTACGAGAGATATGTGGCCGGGGACATCAAGGGATCGCTGGAGGCGCAGCTGAGGCTGAACCCGATCCGCCTGGCGACCGACAAGTCGAGCTTCCCCGTGGCCACCAAGGACCTTGCGAACCTGGTGGGGAGCAAGGTGGGCAGGCCCTACCTTCCCACGATGCCAAGCCCGGCCGCTCAGATGGAGAACCTCCGTCAGAGCCTCATCGATGGTGGCTTCGACGTCGTGGAATAA